A window of Rhizobium acidisoli contains these coding sequences:
- a CDS encoding LysR family transcriptional regulator VtlR, whose amino-acid sequence MPLDWDKLRIFHAAAEAGSFTHAADKLHLSQSAISRQVSALEQDVGTKLFHRHARGLILTEQGELLYRTAHDVLLKLETVKMQLTETNETPSGKLRVTTTVGLGQGWLTDKIQEFLQLYPDVQIQLILDNEEVDVNMRHADCAIRLRQPQQSDLIQRKLFTVHMHVYAAPSYINRHGEPQKIEDLDNHRIITFGEPAPSYLLDVNWLEVAGRSSDNKRIPHLQINSQTSIKRAALLGIGVACLPDYIVGRDPGLIQLAINADVPSFDTYFCYPDEIKNAAKLKAFRDFIVSKARNWNF is encoded by the coding sequence ATGCCATTGGATTGGGATAAGCTGCGTATTTTTCACGCAGCTGCCGAAGCGGGTTCGTTCACCCATGCGGCGGATAAACTCCATTTGTCCCAGTCCGCCATCAGCCGCCAGGTGAGCGCGCTGGAGCAGGATGTCGGCACCAAGCTGTTTCACCGCCATGCGCGCGGCCTGATCCTGACGGAACAGGGCGAGCTGCTGTACCGCACCGCCCATGACGTGCTGCTGAAGCTCGAAACCGTGAAGATGCAGTTGACGGAAACCAACGAAACACCGTCCGGCAAGCTGCGCGTCACCACCACAGTCGGCCTCGGCCAGGGCTGGCTGACCGACAAGATCCAGGAATTCCTGCAGCTTTATCCCGATGTGCAGATCCAGCTGATCCTCGACAATGAGGAAGTGGATGTGAACATGCGCCATGCCGACTGCGCGATCCGCCTGCGCCAGCCGCAGCAATCCGACCTCATCCAGCGCAAGCTCTTCACCGTGCACATGCACGTCTATGCCGCTCCCTCTTACATCAACCGCCATGGCGAGCCGCAGAAGATCGAGGATCTCGACAATCACCGCATCATCACCTTCGGCGAGCCGGCGCCGAGCTACCTGCTCGACGTCAACTGGCTTGAGGTCGCCGGCCGCTCGTCGGACAACAAGCGCATCCCGCATCTGCAGATCAACAGCCAGACCTCGATCAAGCGCGCCGCCCTGCTCGGCATCGGCGTCGCCTGCCTGCCGGATTACATCGTCGGCCGCGATCCCGGGCTGATTCAGCTGGCGATCAATGCCGACGTTCCCTCCTTCGACACCTATTTCTGCTATCCCGATGAGATCAAGAACGCCGCCAAGCTGAAGGCCTTCCGTGATTTCATCGTCAGCAAGGCCAGAAACTGGAATTTCTAA
- a CDS encoding ArsR/SmtB family transcription factor, which produces MDKDEIIKALAHPTRMDILNWLKNPEQHFPSQEHPFEMGVCASQFERCGLSQSTVSAHLGTLHRAGLVTTKRVGQWIFYKRNEETIAAFLKQLTQDL; this is translated from the coding sequence ATGGACAAAGACGAGATTATCAAGGCACTCGCCCATCCCACCCGGATGGACATTCTGAACTGGCTGAAAAATCCCGAGCAGCATTTCCCCTCGCAGGAGCATCCGTTCGAAATGGGTGTCTGTGCCAGCCAGTTCGAGCGCTGCGGCCTGTCGCAGTCGACGGTCTCGGCTCATTTGGGAACGCTGCATCGCGCCGGCCTCGTCACCACCAAACGCGTGGGACAGTGGATCTTCTACAAGCGCAACGAAGAAACGATCGCTGCATTCCTCAAGCAGCTGACGCAGGATCTTTAA
- a CDS encoding MFS transporter, which produces MPLALLVLALSSFAIGTTEFVIMGLLPEVAADLSVTIPQAGWLVTGYALAVAIGAPVMAISTAKLKRRTALIALMAFFIAGNLLCALASDYWVLMIARIVTALCHGAFFGIGSVVAAGLVAEDRKARAVALMFTGLTLANVLGVPLGTAIGQAYGWRATFGIVTVIGVVTISGLIAILPRDRQQENGSILREIAALRNGGLWLALSTTVFFAASMFALFTYIAPLLRDVTGVSPEGVTWTLFLIGLGLTIGNLIGGKLADWRLGATLAGVFAAIAVTSIAFSYTSRFFIPAEIMLFLWALASFAAVPALQVGVVGFGKDAPNLVSTINIGAFNTGNALGAWVGGLVIDAGFDLTRVPLAAALMALIGLGATALTYLSARGRAALAPAE; this is translated from the coding sequence ATGCCCCTCGCCCTTCTCGTCCTTGCCTTGAGCTCGTTTGCGATAGGCACCACCGAATTCGTCATCATGGGTCTTCTGCCCGAGGTCGCCGCCGATCTCTCGGTGACGATCCCCCAGGCCGGGTGGCTGGTAACCGGTTATGCACTGGCGGTCGCAATCGGCGCCCCGGTGATGGCTATTTCGACGGCCAAGTTGAAGCGCCGCACCGCCCTGATCGCGCTGATGGCCTTCTTCATTGCCGGCAACCTGCTTTGCGCGCTGGCAAGCGACTACTGGGTACTGATGATCGCCCGTATCGTGACCGCGCTTTGCCACGGCGCCTTCTTCGGCATCGGTTCGGTCGTCGCCGCCGGCCTGGTCGCCGAAGACCGCAAGGCCCGCGCCGTCGCCCTGATGTTTACCGGCCTGACGCTCGCCAATGTTCTTGGCGTGCCGCTCGGCACCGCCATCGGCCAGGCCTATGGCTGGCGCGCCACCTTCGGTATCGTCACCGTCATCGGCGTCGTCACCATATCAGGCTTGATCGCCATCCTGCCCAGGGACAGGCAGCAGGAAAACGGCAGTATCCTGCGCGAGATCGCCGCACTCCGGAATGGCGGCCTGTGGCTGGCGCTGTCCACCACCGTCTTCTTCGCCGCCTCGATGTTTGCCCTCTTCACCTATATCGCCCCGCTGCTGCGTGACGTCACCGGCGTTTCGCCGGAAGGCGTCACCTGGACGCTGTTCCTGATCGGCCTCGGGCTGACCATCGGCAATCTCATCGGCGGCAAACTGGCGGACTGGCGGCTTGGCGCGACGCTCGCCGGCGTCTTCGCCGCCATCGCCGTCACGTCGATCGCCTTCAGCTATACCAGCCGCTTCTTCATCCCGGCTGAGATCATGCTCTTCCTCTGGGCCCTAGCAAGCTTTGCCGCCGTGCCGGCGCTCCAGGTCGGCGTCGTCGGCTTCGGCAAGGACGCCCCGAACCTCGTCTCGACCATCAATATCGGCGCCTTCAACACCGGCAACGCGCTCGGCGCCTGGGTTGGCGGTCTGGTCATCGATGCCGGCTTCGATCTTACCCGCGTCCCGCTCGCCGCAGCCTTGATGGCCCTGATCGGCCTCGGCGCGACGGCGCTCACCTATCTCTCCGCCAGGGGCCGAGCCGCCCTCGCCCCTGCCGAGTGA
- a CDS encoding alkene reductase, whose protein sequence is MAKLFEPTKVGDITVKNRIVMAPLTRNRSPGAIPNDLNVEYYRQRATAGLIITEATAITHQGQGYANVPGLYSKEALDGWKRVTEAVHAAGGKIVVQMWHVGRISHTTLQPDGGKPVSSTDRVAKAKTYLVNGDGTGSFADTSEPRALETAEIPGIIEDYRKAARAAIDAGFDGVEIHGANGYLLDQFIRDGVNDRTDQYGGSIENRARLTFDVVDAVVSEIGAGRTAIRISPVTPSGESYDSNPQATFTHVVEGLARYDLAYIHVIEGQTGGDRDYRQGDNPSFDYKALRQAYETAGGKADWMVNNGYDRDLAIDAVESGRVDLVAFGKPFIANPDLVERLAKNLPLNTPDQSTFYGGTAKGYVDYPALEKVA, encoded by the coding sequence ATGGCCAAGCTTTTCGAACCCACCAAGGTTGGCGACATTACAGTCAAGAACCGCATCGTCATGGCGCCGCTCACCCGCAACCGCTCGCCGGGCGCCATCCCGAACGACCTCAATGTCGAATATTATCGCCAGCGCGCCACGGCAGGCCTGATCATTACCGAAGCGACCGCGATCACCCATCAGGGCCAGGGTTACGCCAACGTCCCCGGTCTCTACAGCAAAGAGGCTCTCGACGGCTGGAAGCGCGTCACCGAAGCCGTTCACGCGGCCGGCGGCAAGATCGTCGTCCAGATGTGGCATGTCGGCCGCATCTCGCACACGACGCTGCAGCCGGATGGCGGCAAACCCGTCTCCTCGACCGACCGGGTCGCCAAGGCCAAGACCTACCTGGTCAATGGCGACGGCACCGGCAGCTTTGCCGACACCTCCGAGCCGCGCGCCCTAGAAACCGCTGAAATCCCCGGTATCATCGAAGATTACCGCAAGGCCGCGCGTGCGGCGATCGACGCCGGCTTCGACGGCGTCGAGATCCATGGCGCCAACGGCTACCTGCTCGACCAGTTCATCCGCGACGGCGTCAACGACCGCACCGATCAATATGGCGGCTCGATCGAAAACCGCGCGCGCCTGACCTTCGATGTCGTCGATGCCGTCGTCAGCGAAATCGGCGCAGGCCGCACCGCGATCCGCATCTCGCCGGTGACACCGTCGGGCGAAAGCTACGATTCCAATCCGCAGGCGACTTTCACCCATGTCGTCGAGGGGCTGGCCAGATACGATCTCGCCTATATCCATGTGATCGAAGGCCAGACCGGCGGTGATCGCGACTACCGCCAGGGCGACAATCCTTCCTTCGATTACAAGGCGTTGCGCCAGGCTTATGAAACTGCCGGCGGCAAGGCCGACTGGATGGTCAATAACGGTTATGACCGCGATCTGGCGATCGACGCCGTCGAAAGCGGCCGCGTCGACCTCGTCGCCTTCGGCAAGCCTTTCATCGCCAATCCCGATCTCGTCGAACGGCTGGCGAAGAACCTGCCGCTCAACACGCCTGACCAGTCGACCTTCTATGGCGGCACCGCCAAGGGCTACGTCGACTATCCCGCTCTCGAAAAGGTCGCCTGA
- a CDS encoding aminoglycoside phosphotransferase family protein, with translation MFAAHLDRWSLISDGEPIITHSSRLLPVLWQEKPAMLKVAVDVDERYGALLMQWWDGDGAAHVYAHEGDAVLLERAMGERSLLAMAMNGEDDEASRILCRTAARLHAPREKPLPDPIPLTRWFRDLEPAAGKHGGTLAECSAIANALLADPRDLTVLHGDIHHGNILDFEARGWLAIDPKRLHGERGFDFANIFANAELPVNTDPARFRRQLAIVSAEAGIEPKRLLQWIAAYSGLSAAWFLGDPNIKQAETALTVARIALAELEA, from the coding sequence ATGTTCGCTGCCCATCTTGATCGCTGGTCGCTGATATCGGACGGCGAGCCCATCATCACCCATTCAAGCCGACTGCTGCCGGTCCTCTGGCAGGAGAAACCTGCCATGCTGAAAGTGGCCGTCGATGTCGACGAACGATACGGCGCGCTGTTGATGCAATGGTGGGATGGCGACGGCGCAGCCCATGTCTATGCTCATGAGGGCGACGCGGTGCTCCTGGAACGGGCGATGGGAGAACGCTCGCTGCTTGCCATGGCGATGAACGGCGAGGACGACGAGGCAAGCCGCATCCTTTGCCGAACGGCGGCACGGCTGCATGCGCCGCGCGAAAAACCGCTTCCCGATCCCATCCCCCTCACCCGCTGGTTCCGCGATCTCGAGCCGGCGGCAGGCAAACATGGCGGCACGCTGGCCGAATGCTCGGCGATTGCCAATGCGCTGCTTGCCGATCCGCGTGACCTCACCGTCCTCCACGGCGACATCCACCACGGCAATATCCTCGATTTCGAGGCGCGCGGCTGGCTGGCGATCGATCCGAAGCGGCTGCATGGCGAGCGCGGCTTCGATTTCGCCAACATCTTCGCCAACGCGGAACTGCCTGTTAACACTGACCCCGCTCGTTTCCGCCGCCAGCTCGCCATCGTCTCGGCCGAAGCCGGGATCGAGCCGAAGCGGCTGCTACAATGGATCGCCGCCTATTCCGGCCTTTCCGCCGCCTGGTTCCTCGGCGACCCGAACATAAAGCAGGCCGAGACCGCCTTGACGGTCGCCCGGATCGCGCTGGCCGAACTCGAGGCTTAA
- a CDS encoding NAD(P)H-binding protein, translated as MSNEMKKTALVLGATGGIGGAVARKLLARGWRIRALNRDAAKVSRREPAFEWVQGDAMNAGDVLRAAEGVSLIVHAVNPPGYRNWETLVLPMLDNTIAAARTVGARIVLPGNVYNFGPDALPAPTEESPQHPLTKKGAIRVEMEKRLAAASEAGVGAIIVRAGDFFGPGTTGNSWFSSGLVTPGRPVGTIKNPGQRGIGHQWAYLPDMAETMAQLIERADRLPPFAVYHMEGFWDADGMQMAEAIKRVAGGRAKIGSFPWWIVPLAAPFMPIMREIKEMRYLWKVPLRMRNSRLTAELGKEPQTPIDDAVRASLVALGCLPEPHRDMAAALIVPWSESAG; from the coding sequence ATGAGCAACGAAATGAAGAAGACGGCCCTCGTTCTCGGCGCCACCGGCGGTATCGGCGGCGCGGTTGCCCGCAAGCTGCTTGCGCGCGGTTGGCGCATCCGGGCGCTCAACCGTGACGCCGCCAAGGTGTCGAGGCGTGAGCCGGCTTTCGAATGGGTGCAGGGCGATGCAATGAATGCCGGTGACGTCCTGAGGGCGGCTGAAGGCGTCAGCCTGATCGTCCACGCCGTCAATCCGCCCGGGTACCGCAACTGGGAAACGCTGGTGCTGCCGATGTTGGACAATACCATTGCCGCTGCCCGCACCGTCGGCGCCCGCATCGTACTGCCTGGAAACGTCTACAATTTCGGTCCGGACGCCCTGCCGGCGCCGACGGAGGAAAGCCCGCAGCATCCGCTGACGAAGAAGGGGGCGATCCGCGTCGAGATGGAGAAGCGGCTGGCAGCGGCATCTGAAGCTGGTGTTGGCGCGATCATCGTCAGGGCAGGGGATTTCTTCGGCCCGGGCACGACTGGAAACAGCTGGTTTTCATCGGGTCTGGTCACGCCGGGCAGACCCGTCGGCACGATCAAGAATCCGGGGCAGCGCGGCATCGGCCATCAGTGGGCCTATCTGCCCGATATGGCGGAAACCATGGCCCAGCTCATCGAGCGCGCCGATCGGCTGCCGCCCTTTGCCGTCTACCATATGGAGGGGTTCTGGGATGCAGACGGCATGCAGATGGCCGAAGCGATCAAGCGTGTGGCCGGCGGCAGGGCGAAGATCGGTAGCTTCCCCTGGTGGATCGTGCCGCTCGCTGCGCCCTTTATGCCGATCATGCGGGAGATCAAGGAGATGCGCTATCTGTGGAAGGTGCCGCTCAGGATGCGGAACAGCAGGTTGACGGCCGAACTCGGCAAGGAGCCGCAGACGCCGATCGATGATGCGGTGAGGGCCTCACTCGTGGCACTCGGCTGCCTGCCGGAACCGCATCGTGACATGGCGGCGGCCTTGATCGTACCTTGGTCCGAGAGTGCAGGTTAA
- a CDS encoding LysR family transcriptional regulator, producing MSTEPSWDFYRAFLTVLQQGSLSAAARELGLTQPTIGRHVDALETAIGAELFTRSPNGLLPTDAALALKPYAETLAATTAALLRTASGERERVAGTVRVSASEVIAVEVLPGIFGPLQDAYPELQIELSASDAIEDLVNREADIAVRMAEPQQGALVVRRIGDIPLGFHAHRRYLERHGIPQTLADLADHRLIGFDRQTAYVRLVTKRYEVPGVDFSYRTDSNLAQLAAIRAGVGIGLCQIGLARDNPDLVHLLPDAFNIPLATWVAMHESLKTSPRCRATFDALVKGLQDYHRYSTGT from the coding sequence ATGAGTACCGAACCCAGCTGGGATTTCTACCGCGCTTTCCTGACCGTGCTTCAGCAAGGGTCGCTTTCGGCCGCCGCCCGCGAGTTGGGGCTGACGCAGCCGACCATAGGCCGCCATGTCGACGCATTGGAAACGGCAATCGGCGCCGAACTCTTCACCCGATCCCCGAACGGGCTGCTGCCGACCGATGCCGCATTGGCGCTGAAGCCCTATGCCGAGACGCTGGCGGCAACCACCGCCGCGCTTTTGCGCACCGCATCCGGTGAGCGCGAGCGCGTCGCCGGAACCGTCAGGGTCAGCGCCAGCGAGGTCATCGCCGTCGAAGTACTGCCTGGGATTTTCGGACCGCTGCAGGACGCCTACCCCGAACTCCAGATCGAACTCTCGGCCTCCGATGCGATTGAGGATCTGGTGAACCGCGAGGCCGATATCGCCGTGCGCATGGCCGAGCCGCAGCAGGGTGCGCTCGTCGTGCGCCGCATCGGCGATATCCCGCTTGGTTTCCACGCCCATCGCCGCTACCTCGAACGACACGGCATTCCGCAAACCCTGGCTGACCTCGCAGACCACCGGCTCATCGGCTTCGACCGCCAGACGGCCTATGTCCGCCTGGTAACAAAACGCTATGAAGTGCCGGGCGTCGACTTCTCCTACAGGACCGACAGCAATCTTGCCCAGCTTGCGGCGATCCGCGCCGGCGTCGGCATCGGTCTCTGCCAAATCGGGCTCGCACGTGATAATCCCGATCTGGTGCACCTCCTGCCCGATGCGTTCAACATCCCGCTCGCCACGTGGGTGGCGATGCATGAGAGCCTGAAGACCTCGCCACGCTGCCGCGCCACCTTCGACGCACTGGTCAAAGGGCTTCAGGACTATCACCGATATTCGACCGGCACATAG
- a CDS encoding GrpB family protein yields MMSHDPVELVPYDPQWPQAFRRIRDRLLVLLPQALSIDHIGSTSISGMTAKPLIDIDIVLPSLGHIEAATDVLLAEGYEPRGNRYDDEVWAFLSRGLVPRERVYLCPAGNGTHRNRLAFRDHLIAHPEAAAEYAALKRRLAGEFRMDGNGYTAHKREFVDAIVARALADDR; encoded by the coding sequence ATGATGAGCCACGATCCGGTTGAACTCGTGCCCTACGATCCGCAATGGCCGCAGGCGTTCAGGCGCATCCGTGACAGGTTGCTCGTCTTGCTGCCGCAGGCGCTCTCCATCGATCACATTGGCAGCACGTCCATATCGGGCATGACTGCCAAGCCGCTGATCGATATCGACATCGTTCTTCCCAGCCTCGGGCATATCGAGGCTGCCACCGATGTGCTTCTGGCCGAAGGTTACGAACCGCGCGGCAATCGTTATGACGACGAGGTCTGGGCGTTTTTATCGAGAGGTTTGGTGCCGCGGGAGCGGGTCTACCTTTGTCCTGCCGGCAATGGCACGCATCGAAACAGGCTGGCTTTCCGGGATCATCTCATCGCGCATCCCGAGGCCGCGGCCGAATATGCCGCGCTTAAACGCAGGCTTGCAGGCGAATTCAGGATGGATGGCAACGGTTACACCGCGCATAAGCGCGAATTCGTCGACGCGATCGTCGCGCGGGCATTGGCGGACGATCGCTGA
- a CDS encoding DUF2188 domain-containing protein produces MIKVVYEVVPHDGGWAYRLGGVYSEAFPTHAEALEAARIVAAEQQVGGDSAEISWQDENGKWHEEYAEGGDRPETEVVDGQWKDRGAGASQGI; encoded by the coding sequence ATGATCAAGGTGGTCTACGAAGTCGTGCCGCATGACGGCGGTTGGGCTTACAGGCTCGGAGGCGTCTATTCCGAGGCATTCCCGACTCATGCCGAGGCGCTCGAAGCTGCGCGCATCGTCGCGGCCGAACAGCAGGTCGGCGGCGATTCCGCCGAGATCAGTTGGCAGGACGAGAATGGCAAGTGGCATGAGGAATATGCCGAAGGCGGTGACCGGCCGGAAACCGAGGTGGTGGACGGTCAGTGGAAGGACCGCGGGGCCGGAGCCTCGCAAGGCATTTGA
- a CDS encoding calcium:proton antiporter, whose translation MAIASRLKEEKFLVAALAVAAIAYLLEHTVIEMGRGVALIAAAALVGTIVLASIRVAHHAELLAVKVGDPYGTMILTLAAVAVEVIILAIMMSGESSPTLVRDTIYSALMLDINGILGLAALLGGLKHGEQPYNDNSGKTYGVMILTAMGISMIVPEFVPGDKWHYYSAFTIVAMIALYGLFLRMQVGQHSYFFSYSYPRSERKKGAPDAHGADEPAAISIATILVGVVIIGLLAEFMSALMTEGLRDSGAPIAVTAVVVAAISAAPEILTALKAALKNRMQATVNIAMGASLSTVILTVPVMEAIALYTGQPFIMAMTPVQTVMVTITLIAAAINLNDGETNAIEGMTHFILFATFVMLTALGL comes from the coding sequence TTGGCGATTGCATCACGCTTAAAAGAAGAGAAGTTTCTGGTCGCCGCACTTGCCGTTGCAGCGATCGCCTATCTCTTGGAACACACGGTGATCGAGATGGGACGCGGCGTCGCGCTGATCGCCGCCGCCGCCCTGGTCGGCACCATCGTTCTCGCCTCGATCCGCGTTGCCCATCACGCCGAACTGCTCGCCGTCAAGGTCGGCGACCCCTATGGCACGATGATCCTGACGCTGGCGGCTGTTGCCGTGGAGGTCATCATCCTCGCCATCATGATGAGCGGAGAGAGTTCGCCGACACTGGTGCGCGACACGATCTATTCGGCCCTGATGCTCGATATCAACGGCATACTGGGTCTCGCCGCCCTGCTCGGCGGCCTGAAGCACGGCGAACAGCCCTACAACGACAATTCGGGCAAGACCTACGGCGTGATGATCCTCACCGCCATGGGCATCTCGATGATCGTGCCGGAATTCGTGCCCGGCGACAAATGGCACTATTATTCCGCCTTCACCATCGTCGCGATGATTGCGCTCTACGGCCTCTTCCTGCGCATGCAGGTCGGCCAGCACAGCTATTTTTTCAGCTACAGCTACCCGCGCTCCGAACGGAAGAAGGGGGCTCCGGACGCGCACGGCGCTGACGAGCCGGCCGCGATATCGATCGCCACCATTCTCGTCGGCGTCGTCATCATCGGCCTGCTGGCCGAGTTCATGTCGGCCTTGATGACCGAGGGTCTGCGCGACAGCGGCGCGCCGATCGCCGTCACCGCCGTCGTCGTCGCGGCGATTTCAGCTGCCCCCGAGATCCTGACCGCCTTGAAGGCGGCCCTCAAGAACCGCATGCAGGCGACCGTCAACATAGCCATGGGCGCCTCACTCTCGACCGTGATCCTGACGGTGCCAGTCATGGAGGCGATCGCGCTCTATACCGGCCAACCCTTCATCATGGCGATGACCCCGGTGCAGACGGTGATGGTGACGATTACGCTGATTGCCGCAGCGATCAACCTCAATGACGGCGAGACCAACGCCATCGAAGGCATGACGCACTTCATCCTCTTTGCCACTTTCGTCATGCTGACGGCGCTGGGGCTTTGA
- a CDS encoding glycosyltransferase family 8 protein has protein sequence MQSSAVIVCSDVNMLPAACCTLLSVKRNLDGPGVEFLLLGIDLKPNEIAEVGNFAKLHDMAITVLPYNTPDTAKQARGRWSGATLARLYMDLHIPDHIERLLYLDADVLAVAPVDELFTRDLRGKALAAVDDYVMAFPEKAGARQRKIGMGEGGRYFNAGVLLFDWSACRAKGLFARTREIFEERSHLFENNDQDALNVSFDGDWLVLDPRWNTQTGLLPFVDRPAIFHFTGRKKPWQATVPWVHRRMARQYVEDLRNTPWASFCRQPSAAGRIGGFFSHVGKQIGGLARLARMRAYFSNS, from the coding sequence TTGCAGAGTAGTGCCGTCATCGTATGTTCTGACGTCAACATGCTGCCGGCTGCCTGCTGCACGCTGCTATCCGTCAAGCGCAATCTCGACGGTCCTGGCGTGGAGTTCCTGCTTCTCGGCATCGACCTCAAGCCGAACGAGATCGCCGAGGTCGGCAATTTCGCGAAGCTGCACGACATGGCGATCACTGTGCTGCCCTATAATACCCCGGATACGGCAAAGCAGGCCCGGGGCCGCTGGTCGGGGGCGACACTGGCGCGGCTCTACATGGATCTGCATATTCCCGATCATATCGAGCGCCTGCTTTACCTCGACGCCGACGTGCTCGCGGTAGCGCCCGTCGACGAACTCTTCACCAGGGATCTCCGAGGCAAGGCGCTTGCTGCGGTCGACGATTATGTCATGGCCTTCCCAGAGAAAGCCGGAGCACGGCAGCGCAAGATTGGCATGGGCGAGGGCGGACGCTATTTCAATGCCGGCGTGCTGCTGTTCGACTGGTCGGCCTGCCGGGCGAAGGGGCTTTTCGCCAGAACCCGGGAAATCTTCGAGGAGCGGTCGCATCTTTTCGAAAATAACGACCAGGATGCGCTAAACGTCAGTTTCGACGGCGACTGGCTGGTGCTCGATCCGCGCTGGAACACGCAGACGGGGCTTTTACCTTTCGTCGATCGGCCGGCCATCTTTCACTTTACCGGCCGCAAGAAACCGTGGCAGGCGACCGTTCCCTGGGTGCATCGGCGGATGGCCAGGCAGTATGTCGAGGATCTCCGGAACACGCCCTGGGCCTCCTTTTGCAGGCAGCCGTCGGCTGCGGGCCGGATCGGTGGATTCTTCTCGCATGTAGGAAAGCAGATCGGCGGGCTGGCGCGGCTTGCACGGATGCGCGCCTATTTCAGCAACAGCTAG
- a CDS encoding type II toxin-antitoxin system VapC family toxin, which produces MRVLLDTHMVIAIAQRKLAERFPRVEQLLSDNAAGGFVSVASLWEVAIKTRLGKLQPGLPLETIPIYLREVGLTILSVDVPHVVTAADPEPETRDPFDRLLLAQCKVEGLQLATVDRLLVDHPLALRL; this is translated from the coding sequence ATGCGGGTGCTGCTTGACACGCACATGGTGATCGCCATTGCGCAGAGGAAACTGGCGGAACGTTTTCCGCGTGTCGAGCAACTGCTTTCCGACAATGCCGCTGGTGGCTTCGTCAGCGTCGCCAGTCTCTGGGAAGTTGCCATCAAGACGAGGCTTGGCAAATTGCAGCCGGGATTGCCTCTGGAGACCATTCCCATCTATCTGCGGGAAGTCGGGCTGACGATCCTGTCCGTCGATGTCCCGCACGTCGTCACCGCCGCCGACCCAGAGCCGGAGACGCGCGATCCCTTCGATCGCCTGCTGCTGGCGCAATGCAAGGTCGAGGGCTTGCAGCTCGCGACGGTCGATCGATTGCTCGTCGATCATCCCCTGGCGCTGCGACTCTGA
- a CDS encoding type II toxin-antitoxin system Phd/YefM family antitoxin: MKTVSIRDAKNRLTELAREVEEGETIVVTRNGRPVFDLVPHQKRGGLNLEAGEAYLRSKGITRTEMYIADDFDDPLPEDFLLKPLP, from the coding sequence ATGAAGACCGTTTCGATCCGTGACGCGAAGAACCGCCTGACCGAGCTTGCCCGCGAGGTCGAGGAAGGCGAGACCATTGTCGTGACGCGCAACGGCCGCCCGGTCTTCGATCTTGTACCGCATCAGAAACGCGGCGGTTTGAACCTGGAAGCTGGCGAGGCCTATCTCCGTTCCAAGGGCATCACGAGGACGGAGATGTACATCGCCGACGACTTCGACGATCCTTTGCCGGAAGATTTCCTTTTGAAGCCGCTGCCGTGA